Below is a window of Flavobacterium cyclinae DNA.
TGTAATTTTGGAATTTCACCTTCTTGATAAACATTTAAGTTTTCTTCAGGTGTTTTCCCTTCAGGAACTATGTCGGCTGGTAAATTTGGTAATTTGTATAATTCTTCTTGTAATTTAGCGGCATATGTATTCAATACTTCGGTCAATTCTTTGTCTTTTTCACGAAGTTGAACTGATTTTTCTTTTAAGATTTCAGCTTTTGCTTTTTCGCCACTTTTCATTAAATCACCTATGTCTTTGGATAGCTTGTTCGACTCGGATTTGATAGTGTCTAATTCAACTTGAGTTGCTCTTCTTTTTTCGTCTAATGCAATAACTTCCTCAATTGCACTTTTAGCATCTAAGTTTTTCTTAGCTAATCTTTTTACTACTTCGTCTTTGTTTTCTCTAATGTACGCTATCTGTAACATAATATATAGGATTTTAAGGATGCAAATTTAAGAAATTGGATTTAGATTATCGATAAAAATCAAAAATGCTATAAAGATTATATACTTCATTGGTTTTTAATATAAAAACTATAAAAATTAAAGATTTTTAGTATATTCGTTTTAGATTAATTAAATGCTGCATTTAAATTTTGTGGTATTTATTAGTTAAAGCCCCTTAAAACCTACAAAAAATGAAAAAAATTACTTTTAATTTACTTCTATTATTTGGCGTTTTTTGTTTTGCCCAAACAGACAATAACGAATTTGATAGAATGGTGGAAGCTGAAATGAAATCAGCATCTTCTTTACAAAACCTTCGAGTAAATCCCAATACTCAAAATTATGACATAACCTATCATGAGTTGCGATTTACAGTTAACCCAAATAATACAACGCCTTACATAAATGGTATTGTAAAAACTACTTTTACAGCTTTATCTGATATGAATACCGTTACATTTGATATGGCAACGGCCTTAGTGGTAAGTTCTGTTACAATGAATAGTTCTAATCTTACATTTAATCAGAGTAATTATGAACTCAATATAAATTTGCCTTCTACACTTACTACAGGGACAAGTGCAACAGTTGAAATTACGTACGCAGGTTCTCCGCCTCAAGCAGAAGGTGGATTTACTAGAAGCACACATAGTGGAACGCCTGTTATTTATACACTTTCTGAGCCATTTGGAGCAAGAGATTGGTGGCCGTGTAAACAAGATTTAACAGACAAAATAGATAGTTTTGATATTTACATTACCTGTCCTGATACTTACATTGGAGTTTCGAATGGTTTGCTTCAAAGTTCAACAACTTCTGGAGGAAATACAACTCGTCATTTTAAACATAACTTTCCAATTCCAGCGTATTTAATATCATTAAATGTTACAAATTATACAACGTATAACATTCAAGCGGGATTAGGAACTTTAGAAAATCCATACTTTCCTATTAATAATTATTTGTATCCTGAAAGCAATACAGCAACCACTAGAAGTGCCATTGATGTAACGGTTCCAATTATGAATGTTTTTGAAGAGAAAGTTGGGTTTTATCCGTATCGTTCTGAGCAATATGGTCACGTCCAATTTGGATGGGGAGGAGGAATGGAACATACTACAATGTCTTCAATGGGAGGTTGGAGTAGAAGTTTAATTGCGCATGAATTAGGTCATCAATGGTTTGGCGACAAGATTACTTGTGGTACTTGGAAAGATATTTGGTTAAATGAAGGTTTAACAGAATATATGGCAGGAATAGTAGTAGAAGCTTTGGATGGTGATGCTGCTTTTGTGTCTTGGAAAAATTCAAAAATTTCAAATATAACTTCACAAACTAGTGGAGCGGTGTATTTAACAGATGCAGAAGCTTTAGATGTTAATCGAATTTTCAGCAGTAGACTGTCATACAATAAAGGTTCAATGGTGACTCACATGTTACGTTGGGTTATGGGTGACGCTAATTTCTTTCAAGCTTTACGAAATTACCTTTCAGATAGTAATTTGGCTTTTGGTTATGCTATAACTAATGATTTAAAAGGACATTTAGAAGCTGTTCATGGCAATAGTTTATCAGAATTTTTTAATGATTGGATTTACATGCAAGGATATCCAACATACACTATCATAGCTCAAAATTGGGGAGCGGGACAAGCAAAAATCACAGTTAATCAAGTGCAATCTCATGCATCGGTAACCTTTTTTGAAATGCCGTTAGAAATTCGACTTACTGGCGCTGGAGGTTTGGTTCATGATGTGGTAGTAAATAATAATACTAATAATGAAGAATTTATTGTTTCAGTTCCATTTGAAGTAACGGGAGTTCAGTTTGATCCAAACAAGCATATTATTTCTAAAAACAATGTAGCAACATTGACAAATGAAGCGTTTGAGTTAGAACAAACTATTTCGGTTTACCCAAATCCTGCCAATGATGAAATTCACATTATGATGCCGACAACTACACAATTAGAAAAAGTTGAAATTTACAATACTTTAGGTCAGTTAATGGCAACACATCAAACAGCTGATTTTAGAATTGATAATTTGAGTTCAGGTATGCATGTGTTGAAAATCGTAACTTCTGAAGGAGCAATTCATAAAAATTTTATAAAAAAATAGTTCTGAATTAAAATTATGATGAAAAGTAAGGTGAAAACCTTACTTTTGTTGTTTAAATAAAAGCGTAAAAATGATTCAAGTAGCACAAATTTTATTCATATTATCAGTTTTAGTAATTCTTCACGAGTTTGGTCATTACATCACAGCTAAGATGTTCAAAGTTAGAGTTGAGAAATTTTACTTATTCATGGATGCTGGTTTTTCTTTAATTAAAAAGAAAATTGGAGAAACTGAATGGGGAATCGGATGGTTACCATTAGGAGGATATGTAAAACTTTCTGGAATGATTGATGAAAGCATGGATACTGAGCAAATGAATCAAGAACCACAACCATGGGAATTTCGTTCTAAACCAGCTTGGCAACGTTTAATTATTATGCTTGGTGGGATTATTGTGAATGTAATCTTAGCTTGGTTGATTTTCACTATAATGTATGCTACTGTAGGTCAAAAATATATTGCCACTGATAAAATTCAAGAAAATGGTTTAGCTTTTGGTGAAGTTGGTCAGAAAGCAGGATTTAAAAATGGAGATAAAATTTTAGCTGTTGATGGGCAATTTCAACCTAGTTTTAATAGAATGACATTAGATGTTTTATTAGGTGATAAAATTGAGGTTGAACGTAATGGTGAAAAAGTAGAAGTGATTATTTCTGATGAAATGAAAGGAGAAATCATCAGTAAAGAAGGAAAAGAGTTTGTTGGACCTCGTTTTTCAAATACAGTTGTAGATTCTGTTGTTCCAAAATCGGCAGCAGATATTGCCGGTTTAAAGAAGGGTGATAAGATCAAAGCTTTAAATGGAACTGCATTTACTTATTATGATGAGTTTAAAGATAAAATTTCAAAACATAAAAATGATAGCATTTCTTTATCAGTTTTGAGAGGAGCTGAAATGGTGCAGTTAAAAGCTAAAGTTGATAAAGAAGGAAAATTAGGTTTTATAAACAAAGCTTTAGATAAATTAGATTACGAGGTAAATAATCAGTTGTCTTTAGGTCAAGCTATTCCTGCTGCTGTTAAAGAATCATGGGCATTGT
It encodes the following:
- a CDS encoding M1 family aminopeptidase, whose translation is MKKITFNLLLLFGVFCFAQTDNNEFDRMVEAEMKSASSLQNLRVNPNTQNYDITYHELRFTVNPNNTTPYINGIVKTTFTALSDMNTVTFDMATALVVSSVTMNSSNLTFNQSNYELNINLPSTLTTGTSATVEITYAGSPPQAEGGFTRSTHSGTPVIYTLSEPFGARDWWPCKQDLTDKIDSFDIYITCPDTYIGVSNGLLQSSTTSGGNTTRHFKHNFPIPAYLISLNVTNYTTYNIQAGLGTLENPYFPINNYLYPESNTATTRSAIDVTVPIMNVFEEKVGFYPYRSEQYGHVQFGWGGGMEHTTMSSMGGWSRSLIAHELGHQWFGDKITCGTWKDIWLNEGLTEYMAGIVVEALDGDAAFVSWKNSKISNITSQTSGAVYLTDAEALDVNRIFSSRLSYNKGSMVTHMLRWVMGDANFFQALRNYLSDSNLAFGYAITNDLKGHLEAVHGNSLSEFFNDWIYMQGYPTYTIIAQNWGAGQAKITVNQVQSHASVTFFEMPLEIRLTGAGGLVHDVVVNNNTNNEEFIVSVPFEVTGVQFDPNKHIISKNNVATLTNEAFELEQTISVYPNPANDEIHIMMPTTTQLEKVEIYNTLGQLMATHQTADFRIDNLSSGMHVLKIVTSEGAIHKNFIKK
- the rseP gene encoding RIP metalloprotease RseP; protein product: MIQVAQILFILSVLVILHEFGHYITAKMFKVRVEKFYLFMDAGFSLIKKKIGETEWGIGWLPLGGYVKLSGMIDESMDTEQMNQEPQPWEFRSKPAWQRLIIMLGGIIVNVILAWLIFTIMYATVGQKYIATDKIQENGLAFGEVGQKAGFKNGDKILAVDGQFQPSFNRMTLDVLLGDKIEVERNGEKVEVIISDEMKGEIISKEGKEFVGPRFSNTVVDSVVPKSAADIAGLKKGDKIKALNGTAFTYYDEFKDKISKHKNDSISLSVLRGAEMVQLKAKVDKEGKLGFINKALDKLDYEVNNQLSLGQAIPAAVKESWALLVYNVKQFKLILRPKTEAYKHVQSPIGIARRLPDTWNWEFIWNFTALFSIGLAFMNLLPIPGLDGGHALFTIAEMITGRKLSDKAAGYVQTAGMIILLTLMALTFGKDIYQLVVDKLL